The genomic window ctttattttactttttggattgtgtgtgtattgtttgtaTTGCAAGGcattattactgcactgttggagctataaacacaagcattatgcTGCACCTGCAATAGCAActgcaaatctgtgtatgcgacaaataaacgttgatatataaatggcacagatccaaagatgagtcctctatctatctctatggcttGCTGTTAACATGCGTATCTGCccgctcattggctagaatggtcccacctgatcgcgcctgccttccatctttgggATATGCATTTAGAGCGGTCACATGCATATATTGTCAATAGAATAGACAGTCTTTAGTTATAGTTAGTGGTTCATTGGGACGTCCCTATCCCTTTGACGAGCGGAAAGTCTCTGTTATACGTTGTGCGCATGCGTATAAGTGGTTGGCGTAATAGCGATTAATTTCAATATTATGTAGAAAACACTCGAAATTGAACATCTGCACGCTCTCAGAATTaattacattgataaaatatacacTCCACATGTTAGCTCAGATTAACAAAGTTTAGTGATTCACCTGGCAATCTGGTTCCTTCGAATGTGGTGTAAGAAACCGTGGCTCATGTCCAAACGACCCGTGCGTTTATATTTGAGCTCTTGTTCTTCTTCATCCCGCAAAATCTCCATCGTGATTGACAATTGATTTAATATTTCTTTATATGcacaacaccacaacaacaaTCTGCATCGTAACGTTAATCAAGCTTTTAAAGTGTGCTGCTGTCCAACGTGAATTGCACACGGAGTTACGAGCTTGTTCATAGTCTATTTTTAATATCACGTTTCTACCCCGCCAATGATAATTTTCTCACATTTTGAATCAtcattaattattttatttaaattgtaTAATAACCTGTGTGTGAAAGCTGCGTTAATTTAGAGGCCCACGTAAAAATGGCCAACATTATTCAATCTCAACCGTTCGGTTTTCGCCAGAGTAAACGTGATAACTCGGGGTACACTCTGGTTGGCCATATTGTAGCCTGGCGTTTGCGGTGTTTTGGCGAGCTTGCTAGTTAGCAAAATAAACTCACCAGTGGCTTTAGCTAGTTAACTATACATTTTATCTATACACAACAAAGATTAACGCTATGGTGTCTGTAAAACGGGAGCGAGAAATTGACTTGGAAGACGATGAAGGTAGCTAGTCAACATATTTTAAAACGTGTATAAGCGAAGTCTTGCTAACGTTCGATATTAACGCGCTACTATAACTAGCGGACGTTGGCGTTTATTTCTAAAcgtgtagctagctaggttagctgcTAAGTTAGCCTAAATCACATTGTTGGTAGCGAGCTCTAGCTGGCTAattattgttagctagctaagatcCCATTCAAGCATCAAACGTGTTTTTCCTAGCTACGTTATTGTTTGCCGCCAGAGCAGATGTTTCCTGTAAAAAGAACGATCTggtgttagctaacgttacctagctagatACGATTGTTGTCATTGTTAGTTAACATTTAGTTACACTTAATTATTTGTTGAAATTGTTCTTTGTCTTACACAGTACCTGTGAAAATTGGCCGTTCGTCCGAGGACCGCAGAAGTCGCCATTGTCCCTACCTCGACACAATCAATAGGTAACGTCAGCTGGCCTTAACATGGAAGATGCACAAGATAAGGCATTTGTTGAATGTGTACTCTTTGTGTAAATcacctctaacacacacatttGTCTTCAGGAGTGTACTGGACTTCGATTTTGAGAAGCTATGCTCCATTTCCCTCTCCCACATCAATGTATATGCCTGTCTCATCTGTGGGAAATACTTCCAAGGTAAAGTATCCAATATTTCAGATTAACGTtgtccgtccccccccccccccctctctacctgaGAAGTGTTCAGAAATGATTTGACCTAGGCCGAAACCAATACATGTATCTTCCAGGTAGAGGTCTGAAGTCCCATGCCTACACTCACAGTGTGCAGTTCACCCACCATGTGTTCCTCAATCTGCACACCCTCAAGTTCTACTGTCTGCCAGATAACTATGAGATCATTGACTCATCGTTGGAAGACATCACGGTGAGTCCACTGAGAATGGTGTGCACACATTAACTCTGTAATAAGAAAGAACATGTCAGATGCATCAATTCAAAAAGGCACTGATTGAATGGTGCTAAACTAATAGTTCTGAATTTTAACTTTTTTTAACAGTTCTTGTTCAGTCATGGTTTATACAATCATCCAGTGGTATGTGTCTAAAGTTATATAGTGGTGttaatgtatttttctttgtgttttagtATGTACTGAAGCCCACGTTCACCAGACAGCACATCTCTGGATTGGATAAGCAGGGAAAGCTGTATCGAGCCTATGATGGCACCACCTATCTGCCTGGCATCGTAGGGCTCAACAACATCAAGGCTAATGACTACGCTAATGTGGTGCTGCAGGTAAGACTGTTATCCAACACAGAGTATCCACTGGTGAATCTGACATCTCACCATTCACATACTGCTAAACATTTTCCTGTGTGATGATCATTCATGTTGATTATGGTGAACTGTCTTTATCCTTTCAGGCCCTGTCCAATGTGCCCCCACTGCGGAACTACTTTTTGGAAGAGGAGAATTACTGCGGCATCCGTAGGCCGCCGGGTGACATCATGTTCCTGCTCGTGCAGCGATTCGGTGAGCTGATGCGCAAGCTGTGGAACCCACGGAACTTCAAGGCCCATGTGTCGCCCCACGAGATGTTGCAGGCCGTAGTGCTGTGCAGCAAGAAGAACTTCCAGATCACCAAGCAAGGTAGGATTTTATTATAACACATTCAGTGAGACACAGAGCCTCGATTCTCAAGAGAAAATTATTTTTTGTACAGTCAGATGTATGTTTTGGTATGTGTTGCACGTTATGTTGTGAATAAGCTACGCTGCTGATTGGTCTCTGTCCTTCAGGGGATGCTGTGGACTTCCTGTCATGGTTCATGAACGCTCTGCATGGCGCACTGGGAGGAACCAAGAAGAAACCCTGTGAGTGTCAGTGGGCGGTGGAGGGAATGATGTTGGGGAAGGAGGATATGACCTAAACTGTTTTCATTGTCTTTGTCATTCAGTGTTTTCTGCCTCATTATACAACCTGTGAGATTAACAAAGATATTTCCCacttctttcccccctctctcctattgCCATTATAGCAAGCCTTACCAAAGTGTTCCAGGGTTCCATGCGTATCTTCTCCAAGAAGCTTCCTCACCCAGATTTGGTAAGTGGCTTATTGTCAACCTTTTGTTAAAGACTTCAACATTGTATCAAAGTTTAAATCCTTACTTGTGAATTCGTGACTCTTCAATATGATTACATATTTGAACTGTTAAATTGTCCACGTTACAtgccgttctctctctctctctccagccaccAGAAGAGAAGGTGGCTCTGCTTCTGAAGGAGGAGTACCAGGAGGAGATGTCTGACACCACCTTCCTCTTCTTGACCCTTGACCTCCCCACAGCCCCGCTGTACAAGGATGAGAAGGAGCAGCTCATCATCCCACAGGTCCCCCTCTTCAACATCCTGGCCAAGTTCAATGGCAACACAGAGAAGGTACTGCCCTCAAACTCACACTTAAACTTGCTCAGATGAACAGCACTCCTATCTCCATGCCAACCATCTCGCCCACCAAGTGAGATGAAAACTAGCCTCGGAAGCCTAGGTTTCTCACATTATTTTTTTTCCGAAAGCCTGGGGATATTTTCCTCAGGAAGATGACAAAAAGGGGTGGAATACGGTGGTCAAGATGTAAACTAGTGATGCGTTGCCACTTATCAAGCCAATCAAATATTTAGCATGGGTGGATTTACAAACAGATGTTGTTTCTGAAAAGATTTCAGACtagcagcaagctagctagcataaGATACAAAAGTAACGCTGCTAGTGCTCCCATTCAAATGCAAAATCTTCCAAAAGCAGCGTCAACGAGACAAGATTTAGAATGTTGGCCTGTGAGACTTCAGCTTCTGTTTGAAAGAGATTATCACCTCTTGATTTTTATCACCTCTTCATCCTTTCCTCTGAACCCTCCTGTTTGCTTTTAGGAGTATAAAACATACAAAGAGAATTTCCTGAAGAGGTTCCAGTTGCTCAAGCTGCCCCCCTATCTCATCTTCTGCATTAAGAGGTTCACCAAGAACaacttctttgtggagaagaaccCCACCATTGTCAACTTCCCCATCACGTAAGTGACTGTTGCATACTTTCCCCATATACTCAGTTGTAATTTTGCATTGTGCTCAGCCTTATGATTCTGTGTGTATTTTTGACTGACCCCTTGCATTTGCTCCTTGATCAGGAACGTAGACCTTCGTGAGTACCTGACAGAGGAAGCACAGGTCACAGAAAAGAACACAACCTATGACCTGGTGGCCAATGTGGTGCATGATGGGAAGCCCACTGAGGGGGCATACAGAATACATGTCCTGCATCATGTAAGTGACAGCTgcgtgttttaggttttttttcGGTGAACTCTATAGGTGCAAATTTGCAAAGCTTTAGATGTGCAAAATTTCTTGATATTGTGAAAGAAAATACTCATCCTGTTCAGTTATTGGTGCTAATGTGTGCCTATCTTTGTCGCTGAAGGGCACTGGGAAGTGGTACGAGCTCCAGGACCTGCAGGTGACAGATATCCTGCCCCAGATGATCACACTGTCAGAGGCCTACATTCAGGTAAGTTCTATTGTCACATTGATCACTGATTATACAAGATGCTGTTCTCTAACTTACCTGTTTATGTCTAGATAAGTTACTGACTCACACTAACTGTCAATTGTGTTGATGTGTGGGTTCTGTGTTCCAGATTTGGAAAAGAAGAGAGAGCGAAGATGACACGACTAACCACACTGGGGCGTGAATGAGGCATTTAATGAGCATTGATCATATTTAAAGATTGATTGTACAGGAAAGAGCTGTCACTCGCTGGCTAGTGGTCTGACAGTATCCAGTGGAATTGGATACTGTCCAAGATGACCTCAGGGTAAGCCCCCACCACATGAGGACCAGGACATTTTATTTGAGGATTTTGGCTATAGCGAAAACAATGTTTACTATTTTTTTGTTCTTCACTTACATTTTTAACTGTAAATGGTAGATTAAACCCGTTTTGGCTTTTCTGTTTTCAGTCATTAATATTATTTGAGATTTTGCACAATTTTACATTTGTTGATTTATTAGTCTTAGCCATAGTTGGGTCTTTTATTTGTGAAACAAGGAAGTAAAAACAATAAATACAATTCCAACATTTTGAATAAGACATGACCAAATAGTGAAGGTTACAAAAATATGTTCATATTGTAAGCAGTACATTATAGGATGCATGTACTTATGTATACACATACTTCGGTCTCACACATGAATATTACTTGGATCATAAAAatgttgtgtatatatattaaaCTAAGGCAATGCATTGACATATTACTGGTTTAAAGGATTTCTCCATCAAAAGGAGGTGTATATGTTCACTCAAATATATTTCTTCAAGACACTTCGCCACTTTATTTACTGTACCATATTTGTTTTCCCTGATTATGACTGATTTTATATGAATAACTTTATTGCAGATAATGGAAAAGTCACAATTAATTTCTAATGTAAATGAGGTATTATACTTGTGGATATATCTGCTTAAAAAGGTCCACAATTATTTTAACTCGAATCATTTACAGTATGTTTGAATGAATTACTTACTGTACTCGTAATGGCCCACACAGTGAAAATCAAACCTGACATCAAATCATCTCAGTGCTACATCATTAGCCTACCACAAGTACAAATCTAATGAAGGAAATGTACAGACATGTTTCACAAATTGCTCAACAGTGCAATATAAGACCTGTTAAATGTACAGAAAAAAATTCAGGCAACAGTGCAGTCATTAACAAGTGACATTCTTAAACACacttagtgtaacagtgtaggttccgtccctctcttcgccccaacccgggctcgaaccagggacccttgcacacatcaacaactgacaccccacgaagcatcgttacccatcgtgccacaaaagccacggcccttgcaacgcaatgggaaaccctacttcaagtctcagagcgagtgacgtcactgattgaaatgctattagcgcgcaccaccgctaactaactagccatttcacatcggttacattagcAGTTAATAAATGCAGGTAATTCATCATAGCTTCATCCATGAAGGGAGATCTCTTGGTGTGGTTTTCAGATCTAGTTTACTTACGCCACACTCCTGAGAGGTTTTCACATCCCTGCAGACGTAAATGGGTCCCCAGGAACACTGGTTCTTCCTCAGAAGATGCTGCTctttcacaacaacacacacatcagCTCTCTGGAGGACACAGTGACAAATAGCTGATATACTGACTAAAAGAAGACTCAGTCACTCTACACACAATCACACCACTGTTGTCACTGGGACAGTCAATCTACAAGAGTATTGGTCTGGGGATTATAGATGGTGAGGTTAGGAATGTCGTACAGTGGAGGACCTCTCCTATGGCTGGGATGCGAATGGTTTAATTACCTCACATGCATCCATTTGGCTTCCCAGAACCTTCTGGGGCCATAGAGTTGGGTGAACATTTCACACTGGAAAGAACACAAAGACGGGCAAAATGAAACTGACGtaactgctactcgctgtttattatctatgcatagtcactttacccctaactagatgtgcattcggaaagtattcagaccccttcacatctcgctacgttacggccttattcgAAAATCAACTCTTTACATActttgcattcggaaagttttcagaccccttcctttttccacattttgttgcgttacacccttattctaaaattgattaaataatcaatctacacacactaccccataatgacaaagcaaaaacagtttttttgaaatttgtgcaaatttatttaaaaagaaaaaatggaaatcacatttacataagtattcagaccctttacttagtactttgttgaagaacctttggcagtgattacagcctcgagtctttggtatgatgctacaagcttggcacacctgtatttgggaagtttctcccattcttctctgcagatcctcttaagctttaAAGAAAAAActgaaaccttatttacataagtattcagaccctttgctatgagactcgaaattgagctcaggtacatcctgtttccattgatcatccttgagatgtttctacaacttgattgaagtccacctgtggtaaattcaattgattgaacataatttgtaaaggcacacacacctgtctatataaggtctcacagttgacagtgtatatcagaggacaaaggaagaTGGTGGAAGTGGATACTGAGTTCGAATTAAGCGGCGCGTCCAGCAAATTTGGTGAAGACAAATGTAATGAATGGACAACAGTAGTATTTGAAAGCTGGAACAAAAAGGAAATTGTCTAAAATTGGAGTGGATGATATGTGTGTAAATGATAATGAATCACTTcttgttgagatgtgtttgtttgaGTAAGGCTGCATATGGAAAACTCGTTTGAGGTGTTAAATGGTGAAGTATGCGCTTGGAAAAGTGgagtctgtcagagtgatcaggATTTTTAAGGATCTTATTTTGATTAATTGTATTTCTGAAGAGCAGAGGAAGATTGCAGTGGGCCTCAAAAGAATCCGGacaacaattttttattttttttacttggtGTAGAGCACCTGTCAAAGGAGTGGTGATGGATGTTCAGGCTGAATACCTGAAGAGaattcctggtgtggttggtgccCGGCGTCTGACCCTGATGGGTGAATGATGGAAAAGAAGAAAGTCTGTCGGTCATGTTGTTTTTTTAATAAAGAGCAAATGCCTACACGTGAAGCTTGGTTATGTAAGATGTGCCGTAAGAGCTTCCGTACCCAAACCACTGGAGTGTAAGAATTGTAAAGGATTTGGCCATGTTCCAAGTGTGTGCAGGCGAACAGAGTATACTGTAGAAGGACGACGGTGTGGCATTTGTAGTGGGGATAATGTTCCTGGAGTGACCTGTACGGGTGAAGGAAATTGAGGTGGCAAAAAGTTAGTGGTCAATCGAATCTCCTATGTGGAGGCGATTAAAGAATTAAGAAAACGAGTGATGCTAGTGAAGATATAGTAGTGGATACACCACAGCCTGTAGTAAAAGTTTTCTGCCAGACAAAAGATCACCTTTTTAACACTCAGGATGATTTTGTTGCATTCTTTGCCACAGTTATAAACTGAACAGCAAGTCTCAAAGAAGTCGAAGAAACTGGGCATTATTGTGGTTAATGGGACTCAAGGATTTTACATTTGAAGACTTGCAAGGGGTACTGGCGCTGGAAGACCCGCCCTCCCAGGTTCCCCTGTGTAGGGATCagatcattttattttttaacagaaaagttgttttgatttattttattttgggggggggggaatcctgTTTACGTACCGCATAGTAGCTGGCAGGATGCACATTACATTATGTGATCGGCAATATACCATAGAAGAAGTGCatacaaacatctctgcagcactccacctatcaggcctttatggtagagtgaccagacggaagccactcttcagtaaaaggctcatgatagcccgcttggagtttgccaaaaggcacgtaaagagctcagaccatgagaaacaacattctttggtctgctgtaaccaagattgaactctttgggctgaatgttaagcgtcacgtctggaggaaacctggcaccattcctatggtgaagcatggtgttagcgtcatcatgctgtggggatgtttttcagcggcagggactgggagactagtcaggattgagggcaagatgaacggaggaaagtacagagagatccttgatgaatacctgctccagagcgctcagaacctcagactgggatgaaggttcaccttccaacaggacaacgaccctaagcatacagccaagacaacgcaggagtggcttagggacaagtctctgaatgtccctgagtggccccagccagagcccggacttgaacatgatctaacatctctggggagacctgaaaatagctgtgcagcgacagtccctatccaacctgacagagcttgagagggtctgcagagaagaatgggagaaactccccaaatacaggtgtgccaagcttgtgtgtcatacccaagaagactcgaggctgtaatcactgccgaagttgcttcaacaaagtactgagtaaagggtctgagtacttatgtaaatgtgatgtttttttaatttttatacatttgcaaaaattctaaaaacctgtttttgctttgtta from Salmo trutta chromosome 9, fSalTru1.1, whole genome shotgun sequence includes these protein-coding regions:
- the LOC115200179 gene encoding U4/U6.U5 tri-snRNP-associated protein 2-like; translation: MVSVKREREIDLEDDEVPVKIGRSSEDRRSRHCPYLDTINRSVLDFDFEKLCSISLSHINVYACLICGKYFQGRGLKSHAYTHSVQFTHHVFLNLHTLKFYCLPDNYEIIDSSLEDITYVLKPTFTRQHISGLDKQGKLYRAYDGTTYLPGIVGLNNIKANDYANVVLQALSNVPPLRNYFLEEENYCGIRRPPGDIMFLLVQRFGELMRKLWNPRNFKAHVSPHEMLQAVVLCSKKNFQITKQGDAVDFLSWFMNALHGALGGTKKKPSSLTKVFQGSMRIFSKKLPHPDLPPEEKVALLLKEEYQEEMSDTTFLFLTLDLPTAPLYKDEKEQLIIPQVPLFNILAKFNGNTEKEYKTYKENFLKRFQLLKLPPYLIFCIKRFTKNNFFVEKNPTIVNFPITNVDLREYLTEEAQVTEKNTTYDLVANVVHDGKPTEGAYRIHVLHHGTGKWYELQDLQVTDILPQMITLSEAYIQIWKRRESEDDTTNHTGA